The segment GATAGAAAGTAGTGACAAGAATAGCACGTGCCATTTGATGGGAGCGCAGTATGAAAAGAAAGCTGTGCTGTTGTGCTGTGACTGACCTGGGTGGGCCCTTTCTGTTTGGCCTTCCGGTGATGGAATTTGGTCACCGGAGTTTCAAAACAGAACGTGATTGCTGGCATCTTCTCATAAGCACTTACGACAGAGTGCTAACTGTATGCCAGGTACAGAGGTAGACACTAAAGAAAGCATGGAGAACAGAGGCAGTCGTGACCCTGGCTTTCCCCGGTGGTCACTATGTAACGAGAAAGACTGACAAATTATCCATCGTTATCCATACTGTGAAGAAAGAGCtgggaaatgggaataaaaacGAACAATGGGGAATGTTCAACTTCGGATAGTAATGGTGGTGACACTTCCATAGTGCTTCCCCTGTGTGTTCTGTCCTACGTGCTTCAGAGCCTCTTTAATCTTCAGAAGAACGGTGTAACATAGATTCTGCTATTGTCCTCACTttacagggagggggagaggaggcttTGAGACcttaatttgctcaaggtcatacagcaagtAAGCGTGGACCTGGACCCAGatggtctggctccagagctttTGCTCCTGTCCGCTACTGTGTCAGGGCGTGCCTTTCTGAGAAGGTGTCATTGAAGGTAAGGGGTTGGTGGGAGAAATCATGTAGAAAGGCCTAAAGTGGGAAGGGGTCCTTCAGTTTTAGGAAACGAAAGGAGGCCAGCATCACTGGAACCGTTTGACAAGAGCAAGAATGTTGCGGAGGCCAGTGCCACCTCACGCAGGTCCTATGGGCCGGGAGGAGCAGGGATTTCACCCTAAGTGCTGTTGGAACAAAGGGAGACTTTGCGCTGGACAGTGACGtgatttgatttactttttaaagtatcttcCTGGTTGCCGTAAgaagaattaagagaaaatgGGCAATAGAATTCacgtcattcatttattcaaatattagAAAGTTTACAGAGTAGCTACTATCTTGGCAAGCACTATTCTAGAAACTGGGCACACAGCCAGAAACAACGGACACCGGGTCCTCCACTCCGCGGTACACTTTAGAGCGGTGCGCACAcacgcatgcgcgcgcacacaaCCTACCCCCTCTGCTGCGTCAACACTTTCTCCAATTCTGTTGGACAGATTCCATCAGTGGACACATTTTCGTATCTCCCACTTTacacatcaaacaaacaaaaatctgtcCTTTGAACCTGTATTACCCTCTAGTTACCATCCCATGTTTCTACTCCACCACCCAGAAACAGTCCGCAGTAGCTTTGCTTTGCCTCCACTTGCTGTGTGAGCCCACTAccgtcccttcctctctttcGCCCGGGCACCTGACTGAGGCAGTATCACCACGCTGCCGCCAGCAACGCTAAATTCTCTCTCCCCGTTTGAGAGAACTTCTCAGGGGTATTCGCGTTGCTAACTAGTCTCCCTTCTGGAAACACGCATCTCTAGTGTCTGTGGCACATCACTCTTCAGGTTTTCTATCTTGctggtctccttccttccctgtctagTCAGGGGCGCGGACAGCACACTGATTAGCTCGGAGCCGAGGAGTGCTTATGACAGCGAGGACACAGGAAACAACGTTCCCTTCTCCCGCAGGCTCGAAAACTAGTCGGTACTGCAGGTGAGACGTGATGGCAGGCTAGACCACAATGTTaacaatggagagagaaaaaaatggattttagcTCTATTTTAGAAGTAGAATCAGTAGAACATGGAATCGATTGGACATGAAAATTgggggagaagaaaaatcaaGGTTTCTTTCTTAACTGGTAGAATCATGGAGTTATTTGCTAAAGTTTTGAAAAGTTTTACAATGGAATAAAGTTTAAGTGGTGACTCAGTAAAAAGCTAAATGCACATTATTCACTCAAAAATCACTGAACCTTAGAGATGATTTCATTTGATACCTTTCCACTGAAATCGATCCTTGGAAGAGGTTACGTtatttacccaaagtcacacgGAGAACTGGTGACAGAAGTGGGAAAAGAACACAGTTTTCTTAGGATCCCAGTAAGAAGGCACAGATCAAGGTCTGGCAAGATGACTATTACTCACAAATTTGCTGAACCTCTAATATTTTAGTCTTCTTTCCCCCCTGACCAATGCGATAAAGATACTGTAACAAAATGTTTGGGTTTACTGAATATAGTTAGGCACATTCATATTTCCTTAAGataaaaatgagggaaataaagGTAGACCGAATATAATGCCAGTGTTAGCTTATAAACGGAGTAAACTCTATTGTAAAGGTTGATCAAAACATTTACTTGTGTATACCATTTGTAGGAGGCAAGGTATGCATTAAATTCCCTCTCAAGTAGCTTACATCCTAATTTGTAAGATAGCACACATACATAATTCAGGATAATAGATATTATAAGGTAGTGCTAGAAGAGTTGCcaaattaattagttaaaaacaaacaaacaaaaacatactcTGGGGTAGTCCTTAAGAAAAGGCAAGGTTTGCCCTCAGCCTTGAATAAGTAATAATTTACAAAGTACACAGGGAAGGGGATTCCATTAAAGAAACCTATAAAGAGTGCCCAGGATAGGACCAGGCTTGGGAatgaggcagggggtggggagagtgagcTGTTGAGATCTGGTGTACAGAGAGATTCTCGGAGGACATCTGAGCCAAGACCTGAATGATAGAGGGGAATGAATGTGATGACGGGAGGAGAGAATATTCtaggcagagagagcaagtatGAATAAGCACATGATCTGTCTGTATATTAGGCTCTATGCATGAATATACAGAGCTTAGTTCCGTGGTAAAACAATCAACTATGCATTCCTTAACCTGAATTTACCTAATTCCACAGATCCCCTTTCTGATCTCAGATTCTCCATCAGTAACAATAATCACTACTGCACAGAACATGTGACCATGTACCTAGAAGtgttttagaaacagaaaatagggtgaaattttgtaaaaatcagtTGAAAAAGACAAGAACGGAGAAGGTATCATAGGATGCTTAGATACATAAAGTTAACAGCGGAGAAAGGAGTTATGATCATTGGTGATAGCTGTATTAGCAGACACCTTATGCTTTGCACACCTTTACGTGTCACTTACTGCGGATTTTTTGTACACGCTTTACGTGCCTTGCCAGACTGTAAGCTCTCTGCAGGTAGTAAGCGGATCTCAAACACGGCACCTGACACAGGCTTTTGGTCAGTACTACCCAAGCTGATATACCAAGCCAGTTATTTGTTTTACATCCCTTTGAggatgtgtgtgttgtgtgttcaGAATCCCAACTACTTGCAAAGGGCTGGAAAGGGCTCAAGGTATCAGGAAAAGTTAACGGAAACAAGTATAGGAAACAACAGAATAGAAGCCACCTAGAAGAGGATGGAAAGAATCCTTAGGTAACTGCGAATTACGACTGCTGGCCCTCCATCAGCCGACAAAGGAAGGAGGGACCCGGCCAAATCTCGGAGGACAGCATTCAGTGTACCGCAAAGTTGGGCTCTGACATTCATCCGCAGAGGCCAACTTTCCGCTGGGCCAATACCCGCAAGGGGCTCTGGTCACGAGGACTCTCGCAGAAGCGTCACCTAGAGTCTCCCCGGGGCAGGTGCGGGCGCAGAGGCATCGATCTGACCCTCGGCCGCCCTGGAAGGAAGGCTGCTGGGGCTCTAACTCGGTGCCGACGCTCCTGGAGAGCAGGGCGGCCGGCGCCGCGATACCGCGGGTGCCCTGTCCCCAGGGCTCTGGGCCAGGCCCGGCCGTCCCCGCCCGGCTGCACTCAGGGGTCGGAGGGGCCGATCGGCCGGCGCGGGACACAGTGAGGGTCGGCGGGGCCGCCTGGCGCGGGGCACAGGGCCTCAGCCCCCCTCCCGCCGCGGGGCCCGGGGCGGCGAGCAAGGCAGCCCGGGGGCACCGTGCGGCGCCCTCTCCGCCGCGGAAAGCCCGGCCGCCCTCCCGGCCGCGCACACGGAGGGTTGACAGGGGCGGCTGGAGCCCCGGGGATCCCCTCCTTCGCGGGGCCCCCAGAACGAGGCGCTGCCATCCCActcctccctcagaccccagAGCTCACCCACCTGCAACTGCAGTCTCCGAAGTCTCCACCCTAGTCTCGCTGCCGCCACAGGCCTCACTGCGATTGGCCTGAACCGTTGTCCTGTTAGCGCTTCTCCGAGTGTGAGTGGCGCAACCAGGGGCTCTCGGCCTTGGTCCCTCCCTACGCTCCCTGAGGCCCCGCCCCGCGTGACGTCACGCGCTGCCGCAGAGCGCAGAGGCGGGCCTGCGTCTCCGCCCCTGGCCGTTCTCTCCAGGAGACGGCGGCGCGACCGGGGAAAAGCGAAAGCCCCCTGGTGGGCGGGGCTGCGCGCGCACGTCGGCGGCGCCCGCCTCCTTCCTCCTGACGCCGGTGCGAAGGGGGTGGGGCCACGCCTGCGTCCACGCCACCTGGGCCCGGGGCGGCTGCGGGGTCCTTTCTCCGTGCATGGGCTCGCCCGCGCGGCGGTGCTCTTCGGTGCCTGCGATGGAGGGCGTGCGTTGGGCCTTTTCGTGCGGCACCTGGCTGCCGAGCCGCGCCGAGTGGCTGCTGGCGGTGCGGTCGATCCAGCCCGAGGAGAAGGAGCGCATCGGCCAGTTCGTCTTCGCCCGGGACGCCAAAGCAGCCATGGTACTACAGGTTTGCGGGGGGTGGAAGGGCCAGGGCAGCCGCCGCCGGGGGTCGTGGGCCTCCCGGGACGGCCTATACGTGCGGGCCGGGTGGCCGGGCCTCGGCGAGGACAGCCCCTACCCCGTGGGAGCCGCGCGGCCGCGGGGGCGGTGATGCTGGGGGCGACGCCGCCGCCCGCCTCACGGCGAGGGGTCTGCATCATGCACGTCCGGGGTTGTCAGATCTTCATCTTACCTCCGCGCGGGTCGTGCACCTGCCGGTGCGATGCTCCAGTCTCCACATCCTGAGAAGGTCTGCGCGCGGTAGGCCCTCGGAATCCCTGATGGCCCCACTTTGTTTAGCTCTGCACGCCGCCCAGCTGGGGGAGGCCTAGGCCAGCCTCGAGAGGCCTCGGAGAGTGGGCCCAGGACGCGGGCAGGGGGGCGAGTCCCGAGAAGGGGGTCCTGGGCCTGCGGGAGGGGGCCTGGGCTGCGGGGAGGGGGATGGGCCGAGTCCTGGCGAAGGGACCTGGGCTGCAGAGAGGGTTCCTGGACCGCGGGGAGGGGGCCCGGGCCGTGGGGAGGGGTGGGTCGagctctggggagggggcccagggTCCCGGGTAGGGGTCCTGGGCCGCCTGGAAGAGGGCCGAGTCTTGGCAAGGGGACCTGTGCCGCGGGGAGGGGAGGCCGAGCCCCGGGGAGGAGGCCTGGGCCGCGGGGAGGGGACTTGGGCTCCGGGGAGAGTTCCTGGATCGCGGGGAAGGGGCCCGGGCCGCGGGGAGTGGGGGCGAGTCCCGAGGAGGAGTCCTGGGTCGCGGAGACGGGGAGCTGAGCCCGGGGAGGGAACCTGGGCCGTGGGGAGGGATGGGCCGAGCCCCAGGGAGGGGACCTGGGCCGCGGGGATGTGGGCGGGCCCAGTCCCGAGGAGGGTTCCTGGGCCGCGAAGAGGGGGGACTGAGCCCCAGGAGGGGTCTTGGGCGGCGAGGAGGAGGGCCGAATACTGGGGAGTGTTCttgggctgaggggaggggtcCTGGACCGAAAAGAGAAGGCCCGGGCCGCGGGGAGGGGTGGGCCGAGCCACGGGGAGGGGCCGTCTTAGGCATACCCCCGTACTGACTCTATACCTTGGGGAACGATGGTTTAAACGGAATTACTtactttagtgatatatttttaagCAACATATGGAAAGTTGCATTTGGAAATTATCTCTTCTGTAGACAGCATTTTGAAGTAGCTTGTAGTTACCATCACTTCAAAGACCGCCAGTTCTTGAAAATGCCTCTGTATAGAAACGCCTTTTCCTTTAGAAGGTGGGCTAATTGATAATGTTTGGAAGGCATATTGGTGAatttttttagaactttttttataatttgtaagAAACCGTAATGCAGAGCgttgtgagttttaaaaatcattgttagAATGGAAGGGTCGAAAATACTTGaaaggtattttataaaatatcatatattttgtTACTTCATATCTTTGGGTATTTTTGTGTGgttttagtaatttatttactaattaaaGATATGGAACACTGGGAGAGGTATGAGGTATATGTGAAGTAAGTCATGCATtgctaattgtgtgtgtgtgttgagagagacagagagacagagaatgggggaggggccgagataGGGAGAGGTAGactcccatgctgtcagcacagagcccaccatggggcttgatctcaccaatcttgagatgatgacctgaactgaaatcaagagtcaggcgcataacctactgagccacccaggtgtccctgacttGCTAATTATTGTAGCTGAGTGATGTGTCTATAGGGTCTGCATGTACTTGGACATAGGCAGAAAGATGTAGGAACAACAGGGTGGTTCCTTGGGAGATTGTTTATAATAGCTAAACTAGAGCCAGCCTAAATGTCGGGTAATAGGGGAGTAGTCCATCAAGAGGAGGACCTTGAGAGTATGAAGTACTATGCTACAGTTAAAAGGGTACAGACCGGATCCATGTGTACAGACATGAAATAATTCCCAGCACTTGCATGTTATAAAGCTTATGGATGGTGCAGGCCCGCTTAGAGTAGCATCTCATATATGAGATAGATAGCAAAAGCATAGCTAAgtgaacacatatttatttagaCACGTCGTGAAAAGACCAGAAGGGTGCCGATTCTTAACATTGGTTACTTGTTGACAGGAGAGACTTTGACCTTTTCTTCTAGCTTCTTAAGCATTGCTGAAATCTTAATGCAGTATGTTTAGTACTTCCGTACTTTTGAACAcctaaaaatgaatatattttagaaaccaCAAAAATGGATTTTGTTACAGGCAGCGTATTTGAATCTTTAGTACACATCAGTACATACTATGTGTTTTGCTTACTTAACAGGCCGGTCGTCTGATGATGAGGAAATTAGTTGCAGAGAAATTGAATATCCCTTGGAATAATATTCGTTTGCAGAGAACTGCAAAGGGAAAACCAGTTCTTGCGAAAGACTCCTTGAATCCTTACCCCAATTTCAACTTTAACATCTCTCATCAAGGGGACTATGCTGTGCTCGCTGCTGAACCTGAGCTACAAGTTGGAATTGATGTAATGAAGACTAGTTTTCCAGGTAATGTTGCATTTTTGCAGTGCACAAGTTACCAGTCTTGTGTTCTCAGTTCTTATCTGTCCGAAGACTCGGGCCAGGAGGTGTATTACCGATCTTTAAGTTTAGGAAAAACGTGCTCAGTAGTCAAAGGTGCTGTAGCTGAGAGAACACGTATCTGAAAAGGgtatatttccctttttctgtgaATATCAGCAAACATCTGTGGAAAGGAAAGGTTCTTTGAATTGAGCACGCATGTAATGCTTTCCCTagaggcaaaatgaaaataacaaaggtTTCCTTCTTGGATTATACCCTAGCTTGTTAAATAAGAATACTTTTCGAACTGTTTTTGAAGATTGTTAACTTTTCTAAAGAATGGTTTTTCAGTagctttttgtattatttaaataatgttaaacCGAAATGAACTCCATGAACAGTCCATTTCGAATGGCATTCTAGTTAGAAAACATAGTAATTATATTGTAAGAACTTCGTTTCATTCAGGTATTTTCCAGAATTCACGAGTAACTTGTTTtgcttaaaaaagagaaaaaaatgaaaaaaaacaaacaaaaacatctccTTGGTGAAGTATACTATAGTCCTATAGTGGAGATGACCtgtatttctggaatattttaattACAGCTCTTTGTAGCACATTTACATGAGCGAAAATTAAGAGCAAcccattattaaaatatttaagttgcTTATATTTTGCGTTAGGTATTGGTAATTGGTGACCGTAGGAACTGCTTACATTGACTGTGGGGTTGAGTATTCAGGTAGTTTTACTAGAGCACAGGTTCTCTTAACTGCTCTGTAGTTTTCATCACCTGTaacatttagtgagcacttactataAGCCAGCACGTTTTATTCAGTGCCTTATTTATATTGTCCATTTTAATTGTTCCAACCACCCCAGCATCAATACGCTATTTTTATGAGGAGGTAAGTAACAGGCTAAGAAGAAAGGtgttaataagagaaaaacattttcctaatTTCATGGTATAATTTCCTCATCTCCACACTATCTCCACCACAGTCTTTCCTTCTGTTGACCTTACTCTGGAAGATTTGTGTTAACTTtatcccctgcccccatctctgcAGAGATGACTTCTGTACCGGTTAGCTGTCACCTCAGCCTTACTAGGGACACCTCTGTGAGCCACAGTCATAGGTCGGTTCTTTTGTCGTGAGCCCTCCTAAAATACATTTCCTTCATTCCACTACATATCTCCGTTTATAATTAT is part of the Felis catus isolate Fca126 chromosome D1, F.catus_Fca126_mat1.0, whole genome shotgun sequence genome and harbors:
- the AASDHPPT gene encoding L-aminoadipate-semialdehyde dehydrogenase-phosphopantetheinyl transferase isoform X2, whose translation is MGSPARRCSSVPAMEGVRWAFSCGTWLPSRAEWLLAVRSIQPEEKERIGQFVFARDAKAAMAGRLMMRKLVAEKLNIPWNNIRLQRTAKGKPVLAKDSLNPYPNFNFNISHQGDYAVLAAEPELQVGIDVMKTSFPGRGSIPEFFHIMKRKFTNKEWETIRSFNDEWTQLDMFYRNWESKIDEHHFVAVALRKPDGSRRQGVPAQDDSKPTPRQFSVLTFNDLISSAVPMTPEDPSFWDCFCFTEEIPIRNGTKS